A single region of the Thermoanaerobacterium aotearoense genome encodes:
- a CDS encoding phage major capsid protein has protein sequence MNIEKRLKEISERKVEIRGLLESNQDIDLNAIKTELETLEQEERSLREKKQIMDSIAAGTIEGRKIDKPDIEVRDRDNFDKMSFNDLVSQKEYRTAFLKKLQSKPLDETEQRAMSAMNRILEQRALTTGIPSAGAAIPTQTLNMIVEKLRQITALFPLVTQLNVPGGLSIPRQNAINDASWHAEGTDITAVDDTVNSVSLFGYELVRLVQLSRTVEAMAIDAFETFIVNQLSERMSAAIENAIINGAGSAAAQPTGILTGVNWGTNAMTYATTGLTYKDLTKALGLLPIRYRQFAKVVMNSNMLYNEVMDIMDNYGRPIFYQNPNDDMDMRLFGKPIVLDEYVPDNTIIICQPSYYYWNFSQQAMIEKSYESSFKQNLIDYKGTLVADGKPVLDEAFVKVTQATA, from the coding sequence ATGAATATAGAAAAAAGATTAAAAGAAATATCAGAAAGGAAAGTAGAAATAAGAGGTTTACTTGAAAGCAATCAAGATATTGACTTAAATGCAATCAAAACAGAGTTAGAAACACTTGAACAGGAGGAAAGAAGCTTGCGGGAAAAGAAACAAATAATGGATAGCATAGCAGCAGGTACAATTGAAGGCAGAAAAATTGATAAGCCTGATATTGAAGTAAGAGACAGAGATAATTTTGACAAAATGAGCTTTAATGATTTGGTATCACAGAAAGAATATAGAACTGCATTTTTGAAAAAATTGCAGTCAAAGCCGCTTGATGAGACAGAACAAAGAGCAATGTCAGCAATGAACAGAATATTAGAGCAGAGAGCTCTCACGACAGGGATACCAAGTGCAGGAGCAGCAATACCAACACAGACATTAAACATGATAGTTGAAAAATTACGCCAGATAACAGCACTGTTCCCATTAGTTACTCAATTAAATGTCCCTGGTGGATTGTCTATACCACGTCAGAATGCTATTAATGATGCATCATGGCACGCAGAAGGTACTGACATTACAGCAGTCGATGATACTGTAAATAGTGTATCATTGTTTGGGTATGAACTTGTAAGGCTGGTACAACTTTCAAGAACAGTTGAAGCGATGGCAATCGATGCCTTCGAGACATTTATCGTTAACCAGTTATCTGAGAGAATGTCCGCAGCAATTGAAAATGCTATTATAAATGGTGCGGGATCAGCTGCTGCACAGCCAACAGGCATTTTAACAGGCGTGAACTGGGGAACAAATGCAATGACATATGCAACAACTGGATTGACATATAAAGATTTGACAAAAGCACTTGGTTTGTTGCCTATAAGATACAGACAGTTTGCCAAAGTTGTAATGAATTCTAATATGCTTTATAACGAAGTCATGGACATAATGGACAACTATGGCAGACCAATATTCTATCAGAACCCAAACGATGACATGGACATGAGACTGTTTGGTAAACCAATTGTGCTCGATGAGTATGTTCCTGACAATACAATAATAATTTGCCAGCCTAGCTACTACTATTGGAATTTTTCACAGCAGGCAATGATTGAAAAATCCTATGAATCAAGCTTTAAGCAGAATTTAATTGACTACAAAGGCACATTAGTTGCTGATGGTAAGCCTGTATTAGATGAGGCGTTTGTAAAAGTAACACAGGCTACAGCTTAA
- a CDS encoding HK97-gp10 family putative phage morphogenesis protein: MLKIANAEFEIEGLDDLINRLQDMGKKAGTIANTALKTAAEPVLEDAKSLVPKNTGRLREGLKISNVQTQNGVKYVLVGIIKKDNPELFYGKFIEFGTSKMSAKPFLGPAYEKNKEKIQEILVQKLREGLEI, translated from the coding sequence GTGTTAAAAATAGCTAATGCAGAATTTGAAATAGAAGGATTAGATGATTTAATAAATAGACTGCAAGACATGGGTAAAAAAGCTGGTACAATTGCAAATACTGCATTAAAAACAGCAGCAGAGCCTGTGTTAGAAGATGCTAAATCTTTAGTGCCAAAAAATACGGGAAGACTTAGAGAAGGCCTAAAGATTAGTAATGTGCAAACACAAAATGGCGTGAAATATGTGCTTGTAGGCATAATCAAAAAGGACAATCCAGAGTTATTCTATGGGAAATTTATAGAATTTGGGACGTCAAAGATGAGCGCAAAGCCGTTTTTAGGGCCTGCTTATGAGAAAAACAAAGAGAAAATACAAGAAATATTAGTACAGAAATTGAGAGAAGGTTTGGAAATATGA
- a CDS encoding HK97 family phage prohead protease, whose translation MPAIPYRKTPTSDKSWDGPKNEANLKTGQDESYYKKAYAWQDPDGNPKTKSAYKFPHHEVDSDGNIGAANIKGCISGISVLNGAMGGTNIPKADYEGVYNHLAKHIKDAGQEPPELKRSLETSKEIRTLTTKIELRSADDGDNQQEVIEGYALKFNKWSDTMGMFLKFREKIDPNALESCDMSNVVATFNHDENMPLGRNTIKDGIGSLQLSVDNIGLKFRCIPTDTSYARDLKENIRAGVINQCSFTFTLAADDDADSIEYNEQDQVYERTINKIGKLYDIAVVTTPAYPDTEAVVGQRALNKIQDDILRKKLIIKTYL comes from the coding sequence ATGCCGGCAATACCGTATCGCAAAACACCAACCAGTGATAAATCATGGGATGGACCTAAAAATGAAGCAAATTTAAAGACAGGGCAAGATGAAAGTTATTATAAAAAAGCTTATGCATGGCAAGATCCAGACGGAAATCCAAAAACGAAATCGGCATATAAATTTCCACACCACGAAGTTGACAGTGATGGCAATATTGGTGCAGCAAATATAAAAGGCTGCATATCTGGGATAAGCGTTTTGAATGGAGCAATGGGCGGCACTAACATTCCAAAAGCAGATTATGAAGGCGTTTATAATCATCTTGCAAAGCATATTAAGGACGCAGGACAAGAGCCGCCTGAACTCAAAAGAAGTTTAGAAACATCAAAAGAGATTCGCACGTTGACAACAAAAATAGAACTTAGAAGTGCAGATGATGGAGATAATCAGCAGGAGGTGATAGAAGGATATGCTCTGAAATTCAATAAGTGGTCTGACACTATGGGAATGTTCTTAAAGTTCAGAGAAAAAATAGATCCCAATGCACTTGAAAGCTGTGATATGTCAAATGTAGTGGCAACGTTCAATCATGATGAGAATATGCCGCTTGGAAGAAACACTATCAAAGATGGCATAGGCAGTTTGCAATTGTCTGTTGATAATATTGGACTAAAATTTAGATGTATTCCGACAGACACATCATACGCAAGGGATCTAAAAGAAAACATTAGAGCAGGTGTAATAAATCAGTGCAGTTTTACTTTTACGCTTGCAGCAGACGATGATGCGGACAGCATCGAATACAACGAGCAAGATCAAGTTTACGAGAGAACAATAAACAAGATAGGCAAACTTTATGATATTGCAGTAGTAACAACGCCAGCTTATCCTGATACAGAAGCGGTTGTTGGGCAGAGAGCTTTAAATAAGATACAAGATGATATTTTACGTAAAAAGTTAATTATAAAAACATATCTGTAA
- a CDS encoding DUF1492 domain-containing protein, which yields MRLEPGWAVKTLEHYLYNYYDEIRKLHNIKKNIIEASPSQFQEAGGGGINHMSNPTELKGIKLASNKDIIEKEKWLKVVKDVIKNAEIHDKLSGTKYFMLINKKYFDELCEDQICEELHIERATYYVWKREILMMGINLATAIGLIKYDDFLKKSKTDKIKAG from the coding sequence ATGAGATTAGAGCCGGGATGGGCAGTTAAAACATTAGAACATTATCTATATAATTATTATGATGAAATCAGAAAACTGCATAATATAAAGAAAAATATTATAGAAGCATCACCTTCTCAATTTCAAGAAGCTGGTGGCGGTGGAATAAATCATATGTCAAATCCTACTGAATTAAAAGGAATTAAACTTGCATCAAACAAAGACATCATAGAAAAAGAAAAGTGGTTGAAGGTTGTAAAAGATGTTATTAAAAATGCTGAAATTCATGATAAACTCTCTGGAACAAAATATTTCATGTTGATAAATAAGAAATATTTTGATGAGTTGTGCGAGGATCAGATATGTGAAGAATTGCATATAGAACGTGCAACATATTACGTTTGGAAAAGGGAAATATTAATGATGGGTATAAATTTAGCCACTGCAATAGGGCTTATTAAATATGATGATTTTTTAAAAAAGTCTAAGACTGACAAAATAAAGGCAGGATGA
- a CDS encoding head-tail connector protein: MLDDIKKLLRITTTAFDTEINDLISAARQDLVLSGVDSTKANDDTDPLIKRAISLYCKANFGFDNPDADRLQQSYNLLKMSLALSGDYNGSDINVI, from the coding sequence ATGCTTGATGACATCAAAAAATTACTACGAATAACAACAACCGCTTTCGATACTGAGATAAATGATCTAATATCAGCAGCCCGACAGGATTTAGTCTTGTCGGGCGTTGATTCTACAAAGGCAAATGACGATACGGATCCACTCATCAAAAGAGCAATATCATTATATTGCAAAGCTAATTTTGGCTTTGATAATCCAGATGCTGATAGGTTACAACAGTCATATAACCTGCTTAAAATGAGTTTAGCTCTTTCAGGTGACTACAATGGAAGTGATATAAATGTTATTTAG
- a CDS encoding putative PDDEXK endonuclease codes for MKKENEASKRGKRAKRKGWEGENEVVKLLQKYGIEAERVPLSGALKSTKYSCDVVANINGEKRIEVKRRKTGLTSIYNWLNEDENSNLLMMRQDNKDWLVCMTFEEFLNLISKEVS; via the coding sequence ATGAAAAAAGAGAATGAAGCAAGCAAGCGAGGGAAAAGAGCAAAACGTAAAGGCTGGGAAGGTGAAAATGAAGTAGTGAAGCTTTTACAAAAGTATGGAATTGAAGCAGAAAGAGTGCCATTAAGCGGAGCATTGAAAAGTACAAAATACAGTTGCGATGTAGTTGCAAATATAAACGGAGAAAAAAGAATAGAAGTGAAAAGAAGAAAAACAGGATTGACAAGCATATACAACTGGCTAAATGAGGACGAGAACAGCAATCTCTTGATGATGAGACAGGACAACAAAGATTGGCTTGTATGCATGACATTTGAAGAATTCTTAAATTTGATAAGTAAGGAGGTATCTTAA
- the gpG gene encoding phage tail assembly chaperone G, with translation MEITLNNKTYIAPATKARVVRKAIEITEKINFNEIKTKDLDNLIDYVVELFGRQFTIDDVYDGLEANKLIPTIMDCIKGVVGEVGAKLEQFPNAQTGK, from the coding sequence ATGGAAATAACCTTGAATAACAAAACATATATTGCACCTGCGACAAAGGCAAGAGTAGTCAGGAAGGCAATTGAAATTACAGAAAAAATAAATTTTAATGAAATCAAAACGAAAGATCTCGATAATTTAATTGATTATGTAGTTGAATTGTTTGGCAGACAATTCACAATTGATGATGTATATGACGGACTAGAAGCAAACAAGCTAATTCCTACAATAATGGATTGCATAAAAGGCGTAGTAGGGGAAGTAGGAGCAAAACTTGAACAATTCCCAAACGCTCAAACGGGGAAGTAG
- a CDS encoding YopX family protein, producing the protein MREIKFRVWDKRRKMWLGDTEVCMYGDGSIYVLGDGWQDITNDDNYEIVRYTGLKDKTKKEIYERDILRCKIWNPMSCERDCVLEVVVIWDQSVGSWEFKDIRRKFANVSWIFIDDVEIIGNIYQNPELLKEE; encoded by the coding sequence ATGCGAGAAATAAAATTTCGTGTTTGGGACAAAAGACGGAAAATGTGGCTAGGCGATACTGAAGTATGTATGTATGGTGATGGAAGCATATATGTGCTTGGTGATGGTTGGCAGGATATAACAAACGATGATAATTACGAGATAGTGAGATATACAGGACTTAAAGACAAGACGAAAAAGGAGATTTATGAAAGAGATATATTACGCTGCAAAATATGGAATCCAATGTCGTGCGAGCGTGATTGTGTATTAGAAGTAGTAGTAATTTGGGACCAATCTGTTGGTAGTTGGGAGTTCAAAGATATAAGACGCAAATTTGCCAATGTTTCATGGATTTTTATAGATGACGTTGAAATAATTGGAAATATTTATCAAAATCCAGAATTGTTAAAGGAGGAATAG
- a CDS encoding replicative helicase loader/inhibitor produces the protein MTLNETSRILSIIAAAYPRFQVDRAGLTLQVWHEMLGDLDYRIVQMAVQKLILENPFPPAIADVRKQAAEISTPKEEQLDPAEAWGEVEKAIRYFGSYREEEALASMSPAVAKVAKYMGWREICLSEEPGVVRGQFLKMFSQVQEREKKEALLPEKLKNDIAMLANKHDFKLIEGGKK, from the coding sequence ATGACGCTAAATGAAACGTCAAGAATATTATCTATTATAGCAGCCGCATATCCACGCTTTCAGGTTGATAGGGCCGGGTTGACGTTACAGGTATGGCACGAGATGCTCGGAGATTTAGATTATAGAATTGTGCAAATGGCGGTACAAAAACTTATACTTGAAAATCCATTTCCACCTGCGATTGCAGATGTGAGGAAACAAGCAGCTGAAATATCGACACCCAAAGAAGAACAGCTGGATCCTGCCGAAGCATGGGGAGAAGTTGAAAAAGCAATACGCTATTTTGGCTCATATCGGGAAGAAGAGGCATTAGCAAGCATGAGCCCGGCTGTAGCAAAGGTCGCAAAATATATGGGGTGGCGTGAGATATGCCTTAGTGAAGAACCGGGAGTTGTGAGAGGGCAATTTCTCAAAATGTTTAGCCAGGTCCAGGAACGGGAGAAAAAAGAAGCATTGCTACCAGAGAAGCTTAAAAACGATATAGCAATGCTTGCAAATAAGCATGATTTTAAGCTTATAGAGGGAGGCAAGAAATAA
- a CDS encoding SHOCT domain-containing protein has translation MEPLYVLNGTDGQLELYEDKVVIKRNGLRARMTQGLLAHDKEFFIKQISGIQYRPAGKIAKGYIQIIVQGSKENNRNAVIFTNKSNEVALKIKEQLEAMLANNATENTTSAADEIKKFKELLDEGIITEEEFNQKKKQLLGL, from the coding sequence ATGGAACCATTGTATGTTTTAAATGGGACAGATGGACAACTAGAGTTATACGAGGATAAGGTAGTTATAAAACGCAATGGATTACGGGCCCGTATGACACAAGGATTACTTGCTCATGATAAAGAATTTTTCATTAAACAAATTAGTGGAATTCAATATAGACCAGCGGGGAAGATAGCAAAAGGATACATACAGATTATAGTTCAAGGTAGCAAAGAGAATAATAGAAATGCGGTTATATTTACTAATAAATCAAATGAAGTAGCTTTAAAGATTAAGGAACAGTTAGAAGCAATGTTGGCAAATAACGCCACAGAGAATACAACGAGTGCGGCAGACGAAATCAAAAAATTTAAAGAATTACTTGATGAAGGAATTATAACAGAAGAAGAATTCAACCAAAAGAAAAAACAGCTATTAGGATTGTAG
- a CDS encoding HNH endonuclease signature motif containing protein has translation MKPWAEKFYKSRAWQEVRQAYFIYRHGICERCGRPGEIVHHKEYLTPLNINDPNITLSFDNLELLCLDCHNKEHSKQDSVKDGLMFDDDGNLIQSPPGLENSGLFRDRRAAFRKPRNRLT, from the coding sequence ATGAAGCCTTGGGCAGAGAAGTTTTATAAATCAAGAGCTTGGCAAGAAGTTCGCCAGGCTTATTTTATTTATAGACATGGGATATGCGAGAGATGCGGAAGACCTGGGGAGATAGTTCACCACAAAGAATATCTTACGCCATTGAATATAAACGATCCTAATATAACTTTGAGTTTTGATAATCTTGAATTGCTATGCCTTGATTGCCACAACAAAGAACATAGCAAACAAGACAGTGTGAAAGATGGCTTGATGTTCGATGATGATGGCAACCTGATACAATCCCCCCCGGGTCTTGAAAATAGCGGATTGTTTAGGGACCGGCGGGCGGCCTTTCGAAAACCTCGGAACAGGCTCACATGA
- a CDS encoding major tail protein codes for MATPVTSALVGLESLHYAILTTDGATPTYGTPAFIAPAITAKITPKINMDMLYADNKGIEVAQTLSEVDVELNTQDIPLEVQAALLGHTLDSAKGILTKSANDITPYVAIGFKAKKANGKYRYVWLLKGMFQELEEDYATKEDKIKFSTPTLKGTFLPRQDGVIEYTADEDSGYTGGDSGWFTAVYTPTV; via the coding sequence ATGGCAACACCAGTGACAAGCGCATTAGTAGGATTAGAAAGTCTGCATTATGCAATTTTGACAACAGATGGAGCAACTCCAACTTATGGAACACCGGCCTTTATTGCTCCAGCAATAACGGCAAAGATAACACCAAAGATTAACATGGATATGCTTTATGCAGATAACAAAGGCATAGAAGTTGCACAAACATTAAGCGAGGTGGATGTAGAATTAAATACGCAGGATATACCGCTTGAAGTTCAGGCAGCACTTTTAGGGCATACATTAGATTCGGCAAAAGGTATATTAACGAAATCAGCAAATGATATAACACCTTATGTAGCAATTGGTTTTAAAGCGAAAAAGGCAAATGGCAAATACAGATATGTATGGTTGCTGAAAGGAATGTTTCAGGAACTTGAAGAAGATTATGCAACAAAAGAAGATAAAATAAAGTTTTCTACGCCTACATTAAAAGGCACATTTTTGCCACGACAAGATGGAGTAATAGAATACACAGCAGATGAAGATTCTGGCTATACTGGCGGAGATAGCGGTTGGTTTACAGCAGTCTATACGCCAACAGTATAA
- a CDS encoding terminase large subunit produces MNWILRYWEEIESGNIIVSNKVHKIYKRLVDEINNPKGDWIFDEERSERPIQFIETFCRQSKGEWIGRPVQLQLFQKAYISALFGFVHKETGIRRFKETLFLVARKNGKSTMLSGIALYMLVADGEGGAEVYSVATKKDQARIVFTEAVNMVKQSPALSKHIHKRKSDMYMPLTFSKMEPLASDSNSLDGLNSHCVIIDELHAIKDRNLYEVMKQSMSARRQPLLVMITTSGTVRECIYDDIYDYACKVTDGVIEDDRFLPVLYELDSRDEWTDWRMWQKANPGLGTIKKVEDLTEKVERAKANPKDLPGVLCKDFNIRDTVAGMWLTFEDINNEETFDIEEFKDSYAVGGADLSSTTDLTCATLIFMKPDSKKKYVLQQYFLPEDLLEKRVVEDKIPYDKWRDRGLLTTTPGNKVDYHYVTDWFVKMFREYGIRPLWIGYDPWNSQYWIQEMNDAGFDMVEVRQGYKTLSQPMKELEADLKAHMINYNNNPILKWCLTNTSVKVDENGNIRPVKGQNQRQRIDGAVSLLIAYVILQQKLNDYLALI; encoded by the coding sequence ATGAATTGGATATTGAGATATTGGGAGGAAATAGAAAGTGGCAACATAATCGTATCAAACAAGGTCCATAAAATTTATAAGCGACTTGTAGATGAGATAAATAATCCAAAGGGCGATTGGATCTTTGACGAAGAAAGATCAGAGAGACCTATTCAGTTTATAGAGACATTTTGTAGACAGTCAAAAGGCGAATGGATAGGCAGGCCTGTTCAATTGCAACTATTCCAGAAGGCATATATATCCGCTCTTTTTGGATTTGTACACAAAGAAACAGGCATAAGGCGTTTCAAAGAGACGCTTTTTTTAGTTGCTCGTAAAAATGGTAAGTCAACAATGCTTTCAGGAATAGCATTATATATGCTGGTTGCAGATGGCGAAGGTGGCGCAGAAGTTTACAGCGTTGCTACCAAGAAGGATCAGGCCAGAATAGTATTTACTGAAGCCGTCAATATGGTTAAACAATCGCCGGCATTAAGTAAGCATATACACAAGAGAAAATCTGATATGTATATGCCGCTGACATTTAGCAAGATGGAACCATTGGCGAGTGATAGTAACAGTCTTGATGGTTTAAATAGCCATTGTGTTATCATAGACGAGTTACATGCTATTAAAGACAGGAATTTGTATGAGGTAATGAAGCAGTCGATGAGCGCAAGGCGTCAGCCACTTTTAGTAATGATAACGACAAGCGGAACAGTTAGAGAGTGTATATACGATGATATATATGACTACGCCTGCAAAGTTACTGACGGAGTGATTGAGGATGATAGATTTTTACCTGTATTGTACGAACTCGACAGCAGAGATGAGTGGACCGATTGGCGGATGTGGCAAAAGGCTAATCCGGGGTTAGGAACTATAAAGAAAGTTGAAGATCTAACTGAAAAAGTAGAAAGAGCAAAAGCTAATCCAAAAGATCTTCCAGGTGTGCTTTGCAAAGATTTCAATATCCGAGATACGGTCGCAGGTATGTGGCTTACATTTGAGGACATAAACAACGAAGAAACATTTGATATAGAAGAATTCAAAGACTCTTATGCGGTAGGCGGTGCAGATTTGTCAAGTACAACAGACTTGACATGCGCAACGCTTATTTTTATGAAACCGGACAGTAAGAAGAAGTATGTATTGCAGCAATATTTTTTACCTGAGGATCTTTTAGAAAAGAGAGTTGTGGAAGACAAAATTCCTTATGACAAATGGCGAGACAGAGGTTTGCTGACGACAACTCCAGGGAACAAGGTGGACTATCATTACGTTACTGATTGGTTTGTGAAGATGTTCAGAGAATATGGCATAAGGCCTCTTTGGATTGGCTATGATCCTTGGAATTCGCAGTATTGGATTCAGGAGATGAATGATGCTGGGTTTGACATGGTTGAAGTTAGACAAGGATACAAGACCTTAAGCCAGCCGATGAAGGAATTAGAAGCAGATCTTAAAGCACACATGATTAACTACAACAACAATCCAATCCTAAAGTGGTGCCTTACTAATACATCTGTGAAAGTGGATGAGAATGGGAATATAAGACCGGTCAAAGGCCAAAACCAAAGACAAAGAATTGACGGCGCAGTAAGTTTGTTAATCGCTTATGTGATATTGCAGCAAAAACTTAACGATTATCTGGCCTTGATTTGA
- a CDS encoding phage portal protein, with protein sequence MQKKQKRSLFSMIFGGHKQEQPTGEYTQLRLLNGWLPVFTPFGQNAYASDTVRAAIDAIARNGAKLTPKHIRRANGQITPIHDNIEDLLRVQPNPYMNAYAFYYKIITQLYLQNNAFVFIDFDNTGNVRGFYPINPIYLDLIEYNGEVYAKFLFLSGDVIVLPYTDLIHLRRFYNDHDFYGQPNDMAIMQTLDVLNTINQGIENAIKSSAMLRGILKFTQAMLKDTDIKAQKDKFVADYMNITNNGGIAALDAKADYIPLDNDPKIINGPQMDLIEQKIYKYYGVSKEIIMSNYNEDQWNAFYESTIEPLAVQMSLEFTNKIFTEREKGFGNEIIFESNRLQYASNTTKTTLIQQLMPLGILTVNEAREILNMAPVEGGDVRLQSLNFVNAMKADDYQGVGGGDNNAGNTVSQNTNQ encoded by the coding sequence TTGCAAAAGAAACAAAAGCGAAGTTTATTCAGCATGATATTTGGCGGCCATAAACAAGAACAACCAACAGGCGAATATACACAGCTTAGATTGCTTAACGGTTGGCTTCCCGTATTTACTCCGTTCGGACAAAATGCGTATGCTTCGGATACGGTCCGAGCAGCGATAGACGCAATTGCTCGGAATGGTGCAAAGCTAACTCCAAAACACATACGCCGAGCAAACGGGCAGATAACGCCGATTCATGACAACATAGAAGATTTGTTAAGAGTACAGCCTAATCCGTATATGAATGCATACGCCTTTTATTACAAGATAATTACACAGTTGTATTTGCAGAATAACGCCTTTGTATTTATTGACTTTGACAATACAGGGAATGTTAGAGGGTTTTATCCTATAAATCCTATCTATTTAGACTTGATAGAATACAATGGCGAAGTGTATGCAAAGTTTTTATTCCTTTCAGGTGATGTTATAGTATTGCCTTATACGGACTTGATACATTTAAGGCGGTTCTACAATGACCACGATTTCTATGGCCAGCCTAATGATATGGCGATAATGCAGACGCTTGATGTGCTTAACACAATTAATCAAGGCATAGAGAATGCGATAAAATCAAGTGCGATGTTACGTGGTATCTTAAAATTTACACAAGCAATGTTAAAAGACACTGATATAAAGGCGCAAAAAGATAAGTTTGTAGCAGACTATATGAATATCACAAACAATGGTGGAATTGCAGCACTTGATGCCAAAGCTGATTATATCCCATTAGATAATGACCCAAAGATTATTAATGGGCCTCAAATGGATCTTATTGAACAGAAAATTTACAAGTATTATGGTGTTTCAAAGGAGATAATCATGAGTAATTATAATGAGGACCAGTGGAATGCCTTCTATGAAAGCACAATAGAGCCTTTAGCGGTGCAAATGAGCCTTGAGTTTACGAATAAGATATTCACCGAGCGTGAGAAAGGCTTTGGGAATGAGATAATTTTTGAATCTAACAGGTTGCAATATGCTTCAAATACAACAAAGACAACTTTAATTCAGCAGTTAATGCCTCTTGGAATATTAACAGTGAATGAAGCAAGGGAAATTCTTAACATGGCACCAGTTGAAGGCGGAGATGTAAGATTACAGAGCCTTAATTTTGTTAACGCAATGAAAGCTGACGATTATCAAGGGGTAGGAGGAGGTGATAACAATGCCGGCAATACCGTATCGCAAAACACCAACCAGTGA
- a CDS encoding phage head closure protein: protein MLEVEETINSNGFPETSIVNRRTVYANRKSVRQAEFYNAAMQNINLAYIFEIRTGDYNGEKYLEYNGTQYYIVRTYDKNGEIIELSCADKDIKAGVKNS, encoded by the coding sequence TTGTTAGAAGTTGAAGAAACAATAAATTCAAATGGCTTCCCTGAAACATCTATTGTAAACAGAAGAACAGTATATGCAAACAGAAAATCAGTAAGACAGGCAGAATTCTATAATGCTGCAATGCAGAATATTAACCTTGCATATATCTTTGAAATACGAACAGGCGATTATAATGGTGAAAAATATCTTGAATACAATGGTACTCAATATTATATAGTCAGAACTTATGACAAAAATGGAGAAATAATTGAGTTAAGCTGTGCTGACAAAGATATAAAGGCAGGTGTTAAAAATAGCTAA